The Theobroma cacao cultivar B97-61/B2 chromosome 2, Criollo_cocoa_genome_V2, whole genome shotgun sequence genome includes the window GTTAAAACGAATCAGCCATAGTCAGTTAGGCTACAGAATCCATGATCCCTTTCGTGTCTCCCCGGAATAACATCTTTTTGGACATATAATTTGGAAAATAAGGTCATCAACTTAAAACCAATAGATTACTTCTAGAGAGAGCAAttcaaaacatcaaaagtgCATGACACAAAAAACATGTGAAAATATCATAACTCTGCAATCAATGCATGAATTTTGGTGAATATACCTCCACCCCCATCACTATCTTCAAAATCTCCCAACAAAAATGTATCCAAATCTTGCTCAGCAGATGAGCTCGAAGTTTTACTCTGCAGACCACTTTCTGGCTCTTCTGCCTTAACTACAGGTGTTTGCTTTGATTTATCCTCTTTTGCCTCCTCTGCTCTCTGTTTAACTTCCTCCATGTACTCCTTCTCATAACTGAAAATTACAAATACCATTAGTCGAAGTAAGAATTTGTTCACTAATCctaaattatcattattataataaataattaattacttaCGGGCCAACATGAGTGCTAACAAGAGTGAAATATATcctccaaaattttctttctttcatcaGACGCGGACACAGCtcatatcttaattttttgatttccTGCATAAGAATAATATGATTTACAGAAACCAATTAAAAAGTACATAAAATCTAAAACAATTCCAACATTTCCTAGCAAATTTAGGCCTAATTTGGCATTACAATCGCAATTGGAAATCACAAGATTAAAAGTTGTGACTGGGGGAACACTCATCTCAATCCAAATCTTATCCACAAATTATACCTTTGGTTAGCACTGTCTTTTCGGCCAAATTCGGCGATTACCATGGACACAACTCAAATTCGCAATGCCAGACGTAGccgttataattataaaattctaaaatataATGTACTAAATATGTTTACCTTAACAGTAGTAAGAACAAGCGTGGCATGCCTCTCTTGCCACTCACTCAGATCTTTCCGTACATTTGATCCCGTAGTCGTCGCATCGGACGGCTCTGGTTCATCTACTCAAATATCTAAAACTTTcagatttaaatttaaaaaaaaaaagaataaaaaaaacaattaaatcaaaatttaccTTGAACAGGGGAAGGGAAGTTCTGGAAAGTACTGGAAGTAAAACCTCTGACAAAGTCTCTCAAATCATCGGTGAGTCCAAACTTCCGAAGCTCCGAATCCGAGATCGGTGGAGGATCGGAGGAAGTGGAGGCGGAGGAGGTAATGGAGAGGGAGGAGAGTTGAGGAGGGATGATATCGGAAATGGACTTGGATATGCTTTGGATTTGGATTTGATCGGCTTGTTTAAGAGCGGCGGTTTTGAGCTCATCGGCTTTCTTGGTGGCTTCCAGAGCTAGCTCCTTGGACTTCTTGGCGGTCTCGGCGACTAGATCGGCGATTTTGTTTGGCGTTGCTAGGGATTGCGATTTCTTCGCCGCTTCTTCCGCGAAGGATTTTGCTCGCTTCCAAAAGTCTTCCATTTTTGGGATCTGAAGGATTGGATTCTTTGCTCCTCTCTGCTGCAATCTGTTTTAAGTACTTCTGTTTTTCTTGCCTATCAGGAGGAGAAGTGTTCATGAAACGGCGTCGTTTTACGGAAACGATTCGTTTCGTCAGGGACTCCAGATGTATGAAACGTTTTTCTCACGGCCGGTTCGCGGAATCCCCGTCTGGACGACGAAACAAAAGGgctctatttattttttttacaagtaaacaaaaaataaaattataattcaagtaaaataaatagtaaattaAAGTGAAAAATCTATATGTACATATTgatttcatataaaaataataaattttatttattttacaatatttaaaaataaaattagtatTAAGAATcttgatattattttgatacaacatgttacttttttcttaaaaagttAATCCCTGTACACGTTTAATTTTgcaaaatcaaatgaaatatttttggataaattaCAATCAAACTTTCAATTAATACCCTTAATCACCGATTAACTTTAGGTTTAAgagttgatttatttttaaattacaaaatttttttttattcatctaATTCTAATGGTATGTGTGGTAATATGaattatataatttgtttCACTCACATCTTCATCATTTAAATCCATATGTTACATAAAGTTTCATAAGTTACAAAATATGTCACTTTATTGAAAGAAGCCCTCATTTTGTCTAATATCAATATTCCTACGATTAGgtctaaaatttttatcaattttatttgGTACTTATTTCATtagatttatatattttcttccTATGATTAGGAGTTTATTCTCAGCTATGCACATAACAAGAGACTCCAACAGTTCGACAAGTTTGGATAAAGTGAAACTAGTAATATTAAGATATCTATTATCTAAACTcgataataaattataaaatttttaattttttatattatttttcaatgtatatattttttataattgataaattattaaatttaatctataaattatttaaatataaaatttattttaaactaatcaatttaattctaagaaataaaataaatataatttttatttttattttttattactaaaCTCAAATCGAGTTGGATTTGtaattaactaaataaatGAGTTCGGGTTTTTGTAAAATATGGTTCATTGGGTCGGATAAGATGCgagtattaaattttataatcgGATTCCAATAGCAATCGACGGATTGTTAGATTATTTCATTGGTAAATATATGTTTGTAGTGAATCATTTAGAATTGTCTCTTGTTTCGACGATAACGTGTCTTAATCtctttgtaattaatttcatattaataaaatattttttttatgattcaatatttatatatataatattcaaTATGTCCTCTaattttgatgtaaatttttttaatttaatttattgctattattgatatttgattagatataattaaatattaactGACTTGCGTGTAAATGTACATTCAAATATCATTACTTAAACGAAAAAATATAATCCACGACAGTTCGTATAAGAT containing:
- the LOC18610173 gene encoding uncharacterized protein LOC18610173 is translated as MEDFWKRAKSFAEEAAKKSQSLATPNKIADLVAETAKKSKELALEATKKADELKTAALKQADQIQIQSISKSISDIIPPQLSSLSITSSASTSSDPPPISDSELRKFGLTDDLRDFVRGFTSSTFQNFPSPVQDEPEPSDATTTGSNVRKDLSEWQERHATLVLTTVKEIKKLRYELCPRLMKERKFWRIYFTLVSTHVGPYEKEYMEEVKQRAEEAKEDKSKQTPVVKAEEPESGLQSKTSSSSAEQDLDTFLLGDFEDSDGGGDDGDADADGSFGDDFDKIENSDVEDEKKNAVGTKG